The Raphanus sativus cultivar WK10039 chromosome 2, ASM80110v3, whole genome shotgun sequence DNA segment TCTACTTtcatctattttttaatatttaattagttctaatatttaattagttaaatattcattttatcATTCATCTAAAGTTCTAAACTAGAAGTGATCTTacgtatatatttttttcattcatctaaactattcaaaaaatacttatctgtatatatatatatatatatatatatattcattgtataaaatatttttgtagatATTGTGATAAAGATTAATaacaattttgtaaaatatataaaatcatactGGCGAATCTCTCAGAGATATAAATTAGATGAATTGAACTCCTTGATTGGGATTTAAATTTTGTAACCAGTGATTGATCTTTTTCGCGCCTGCAAAGTCCGGTCAGCTCATTTGACTGACCAGTATATGTATTCCAATCTATTAATTGATTTTTGTTAACAttgtacatttttttaatagaaaaatttttatattacaaaTTGTAAGACAATcttttcatattaatatatgtatttattgATTACTGtatatttaaaagatttcaACTAAAAGTTTTGTTCGACCCAACTGAAATTCTAAACAACCAATTTTTACTATTTCTTTCTTAATGATTTTCTTGAATCTCATTCTAATGCACACATTCAACCTGAAACAAGTCAAATAGTTTTGAATTAAACTGTTTTCATTAAATGCTCCTGCTCCAAATGGTTTATCTAACCttgttctgattttttttatccgTACtcattttatatgattatattagCTTTTAAAATCATTAGAATTCCTTTTCATGGTCGTAACTATGGCCTAACCTAAATGGATTACCTCTGTCTTTTCTTAAAATGTATCGAATGTTCCAATACCCTATATGACTGGTCTGCCCTTTTAGGCTTAATTCCCTCCGGCCAAACATTAAATTCTTCTCAATTTGCCTTGTATTTGAAATCCCTTAAAGACGGCTAAAACATTAGTAATCCATGCAAATGGATATAGATTTCGACCAATTCTGAGCGTTTGATCGCTTTAATAGCTAAATCGAGCAAATAGTGTCAATCAAATAAATTACCCGTTAATTTAACCCCTCCCTTATCTAGGTCCATATAAATTTTTCTTCTATCTTTTCTAGTCTTTATGTACTCAATTTAGACGTTTGGTTTATCTTCGGACATTTAACTCGTGATTGATCTTCTTCGCGCCTGCAGAGTCTGGCAACTGATTTGAACGACATAGCTCCTTGTATATGTATCCAGTCTATTAATTGATCTACATTGACattgcattttttttaataaaacaaaatattatattacattgCACGACAATGTTtacacattaatatatatatgtatatatatatatcttattatataaagcttggttcttcaaagttactaattaacatgattgtgacatgtgGCAATCAAATTTTAAGAtggtgacatgtgtcaaaaatatgatataattctctttttttagaatttaaaatagatttttaaaaggaaaattttcaTTACAAAATAGTGTTTTAAAGCTCTCTTTAGGATTTTAGGAAAAGCAAATTACTATTTTCTAgattattttagaaaaggaaaattactattatgtaatcttttacaattatatattgttaaagtATTTGATATTGTAAAGTGCTATTTGAAAGTaatgtgacatgtgttaaataacaattttttttttttttaataaaccaaaagaattttaaaagttagttttcttttttttcaaaaagtcttaaataaaaaaatgtaaagaaacaaatattccatataaataattatttaataatgtCATTTTAAACGTGAGTTTAACATAATTAaaagatacaaaaaaatattttgtgaggTAATTTtgttacatattaaaatattttaaaaatatttttttcttataaacttattatacaAAGTTTGATTCTTCAAAGTTTTTAAGATCAGGACACatggcaattatatatttagatataacatgtgttaaataacaattttcctttttaaaaaattaagccAAAAAGTCTTAAAAAAGTTTGGTTCTTAaacaagtttctttttttttaagtcttAAAAAATTAAGCAAAACAAGTTTTCAAGATCACGACACatggcaattatatatttagatataacatgtgttaaataacaattttccttttaaaaaaattaagctaAAAACTCTTAAATTTAGTTTGCTTTTTCTAAAAAGTCTTAAAtaagtttggttcttcaaatttaataattaacaagatcgcgacacatgtcaattatatatttatgattgtgacatgtgttaaatattttttttaaaaaaaaatatttaatagtatttaatagtattttcattttaaaaatattaaaccaaagAGAATAGTAAAAAATTGTataagttaaacaaaaaaatattgggttaaaattttataaaacctataaatttattataatgataatattcatttttttttaagaacctTATTTTCAAGGTCGAATAAAATATATGGATTTAAGATAATTACAAAATCAGTAAACATTGGTTTAATACtttaatatgaataattttcttagtaacaaaaatgattaaaagatgaggtttttgttatataaaatttggtacCCAAGGGTCCTTATAAGCATAATCATGAcatatgataattatatatttaagattatcaTATGTgttaaataacattttttaaaaaaattaaaccaagagaatttaaatagtttgttttttaaaagtcgtaaacaaaaaagaatgaaaagaaaaaaaatatttctagataaataattattaataaagtattatttttttaaacatgggtttaagataattacaaaatacaaaatatcattaaaattttggttttagtaattgtttcttaaaagttaatatttgatagtttttagttttatgttattAACATGTATTAGAAAAAACATGTTCAAAAGAGATGAAAATTACGAAATAAAAGAAGATagagaaaaagataatttagcAAATGACATTACTTTAACAAAATCTAGAATAAAAATGTGtattaaaaaatctatagtaaataaaaataatattttaattaaaaaattaaagtattatTAAAGAAAccattttacaaatattttccttaaagatttttaaaatgaaatttatattataaattactactaaattatttttcagtttaaatatatatttaataattttgaaatattgttttttttataaattaatttttagtttcgtagtatatatatttttaattataatatattcttattttgaaattatattttgttgaaaatgttaaaaatggaaaactactattaaataatatttatgatttatcattaattttttttatcttagtatatatatatatatatgatttaatgCATATcccatttttaaatatataattgtcatgtgtcacaattaacattaaataatttttaaaggtAGTTGTTTCAAACcttactttttattttcttggtacatatatttttaatcattatatatttaaacacatatcagaatattataaaaaattactatcaaataatcttttgcaGTTATCttttgattaggattttaaaaatggaaaattactattaaataatattaataattattttttaacaaaaaaaaatttggttattaacttagtatatatacttttaattatgagatatattaGCACAAgtcacatttttaaatatataactgtcaTGTGTCGCcatcatattaattatcaattttgaagaaccaaacaaattaaaaaaatattaaacaaaagtaaattataaaatgcAACAAGTACAAGAAATTATTTAactatcttttaaataaataaataaaatttcatctATGTACCATGATTATAAAAACAAGTTTTGACTTGAACTtatgtatgaaaatattttttaatataaaataaatctcacaaaacatatgcaaatcaatcataaaattatagttaaattattagtattttatgttctttattaaattaaacatcaaacaaaacccgttgcaacgcaacgggctcatatctagtatatatatatttgttggttttgtatcatttaaaagaagaagaaatatctTAACAAATGTGTAGAGTATACAAAGTGTAGAATatacaaacatatataaatcattaGTAGTATAATTTTCACCTAAATTAGTCATGCAAAAAGTTAACAGGCATAGTACTCGACGAGTTCGTGGACTGACTCTGGGCGTGACTCGTCGGCGTCGGCGTTCTCAAGCATCCAAAGGAGATGCTCAAACAAGACAACCTCGCACGACACGGCGATCGAACCGTCCTCGCTGCCGCATCCACCATCCATAGCCGCTAGCTGCTGGAAGAGCGGATGGTTCACGACATCGGAGCTCACGTGGTACGGACGCCGTTTTCTGCCGACGTAGACGGTGTGGAGTTCCTCTAAGGGAAATGCACACACGGAGGAGGAGCGACCGTGATAGGACGGAGTCGGTGGTTGGTTCGGCTTGGTGTTGAAAGAGTTTAGCTTCTTCAAAACTGATTTCAGCTTCATCAGTTTGTTGCCACCTTTCATCATTTTCAACTTGGTTTCGTAAACTGAAGCTGGGGATGTACGTCGGAGTCAGTTTCCGGTGAGtggaggagagaagagagatgtttatgtcaaaaaagaagagagaactaGGGTTCTTATATTAAGCCGACAGGGGTAGATCCGTGATTTTTCAACCGATCTGAATAGCTAaccttaatttatataaaaaacatgcatattatatacacatCATTCCAAAAGTTTTTGTTATGTCCCATACGCTAAAAGTTATCTATACTGTTAAAAGAAAAGCAGTTTTCAAAAGTCGACTTATACAAGTTGTTTTAGatccttttattttttagtCCAACCTATTACGtataacaaaatcttataaCTAACCTATTTTATAGCAACTTAATAAGATTCTCCTTCATTTAAATAAAGTCTATTACTGTTATTGACTTGAAATGTTCCTATAATCTAAACCGTTGActtctaacattttaaatatgtgcgtaaaaaagatttgtataaaccactaatgtttatataattttttggtatCCAATGATGGTGtggaattaatttaaaacaacattgtacctcatctatactattaaaagggaatcACTACCAAAATATTTactgaaaaaaattgttgaatccttttactaactaattatttttcgtCCAACtgtatttgaaaaattgatttgcgGATGTTGGTTATGAGTTTTTTATGCGGACTTAGTATGagttggtggattttggatcgcagctacccgtcgacccgcaaattattttaaaaatataatttaaaatttaagtcatgcataattttttattataaatatacttttatagtaattaaattaaataatgatttttaaaatatatatataacctacggataaccacaaaattaagtaGAGCGGATgtatgtataatattatttgtttgtaggttgtgtgggtcatatttttaaccaaaacaaagttgaaaatccgcgggttggcgggtcagtAAGGCGAGTTCGACCCGCAACTCAGCTTTAACCGTGCGTATatcggatcaatttttaaattacaatatatttgatctaaatttatacacaaatatgattacaaaaatacaaatataatcagaaaaaaataaatataaaaaaataaatttttaataaaagaaaaaggtgggtcaaaatctagtttggtctttatattaaaaacatgcATTTTATATAATGACATCACTCCAAAAGTTTTTGTTATCACAGTCAACCATATACATCATTTCTCcataatgatttaaatttttgttaaatttttaaactacaTTGTTGTAAGGTAATTAAGGACGTTCGAGTGTGTAGACTACTATCTATGGTTTTGCAGAACTTTCTGTATAAGTGTTTAATTGTCATTAGTCTTTTTTTCCACTGGATTCcattgtattttatttgttttccttattttttttattttccatgaATTTCTTCAGTATATCTATTTGATAATCACaaaatgatattatataatagatataaTAACTTTTGCTCTAGTTTCAACCGTTtgagctaaaaaaaaaattcggcAATATTCACGGTGGATATATATGCTCTTTCAGAGTTTAAGTTCGAACACATTTCATGCAGAGTAAGACATTGATACGATATACTAATGTATTCTTATATAATGAataattctttaaataaaaattatttaaataaatatttattggttagttgaaataataaaaaatattacgtatgaaaattatattaaaaatgtagaATGCTACTGAtttttaaacaagaaaaaatgcTAAAATAGCATTTATAATGAAAAGAGGAAGTAATTATTATTCAACTTATCTTGTTTGAATAAGACAATAACAAATATAGATaattcaaccaaaaaaatattactgcATAATACAACGTCATaaacatcaaattatattactttctttgttttattataagtgTCATTTAGGTTTTTCGTACACGAATtaatatactattaaattttctGTGTTAtccttatttaatatattagtttgttttattttgttagttAACAAGCTAGAGTTAAAGATGAAAACTGGAAAATATTTgtcttgaaaatataaaatgacatttataataaaacaagtTTTAGAATCTAAAAAGGACATTTAATATTAAACGGAGGAAAAACTATTTGTATAGAAACTTTCAACTATAGTGAATCGAAGGGAATACCTAATATTTTCATTTGGAAAAATAAATGTGAAATTGTTAATCGTTGCCAAACAAGTTTCCAAGAGGCATATAAATGAAAGCTATAAAAtttacatctatcttattaaagtagaagtactttaagcttttgtttggtaatatgAATaggagttttaaaaaaaaaaaattgtttggtaacaaagatagtagagaattttgtttttccttatttaaatgatagatttaagtatttaatgttttttcctaatttaaataatagatttctttaatagaatgaatcttaaccaaaataaatttctttatagattttttattaacatttaatatttttcaatatttattaataaaaatcacacataaaaatcaatttatatatattattaaagtaaaagtactttaagcttttgtttggtaatagagataggagtttttttaaaaaaaaattgtttggtaacaaagatagtagagaattttgtcttttccttatttaaatgatagatttaagtatttaatgtcttttcctaatttaaataatagatttctttaatataatgaatcttaaccaaaataaatttctttatagattttttattaacatttaatatttttcaatatttattaataaaaataataaaataaaaatcacacatcaaaatcaatttatatatcatataaataaaatataaaatgttttatttataaattgttagtataacacttttataatataagtccaattagttataaatattagatttttatatgatacagtgtgatataatagacgattaaaatcacataatataattatttaaagtaataaataaaaaatttgtattaaaatgctatactaacaattatgtaatacatattaatttacacacacacatacttatatatatatatatatatatatatagaacaaagaaaaaattgaagtgaaagcaaatatttatacggccacgggtcaaactacagaaataaacaacaatgacgtaagatttttttttataacaaatttattttaatttcaaatatgtttatatattttatgtatttataaattattttatttgttattaagaatgctaagattttggaattggaaaaaaatatgacccatctctatattattttaattaggaatttaaaatttatatcaaaatatttttttaaacttttaatttttattataactaaaatgttaattttcaatctaaatttatgtttaaatattacaaatatattatttataaataaaaaactaataacatataataaatacCTGCCCGGTGGGCGGGTCAATATCTAGTAATCACTTAATGATAATGTATTAATTCAACAACTAAAAGGAGACGGTTCATGGACTTTAAAAGCGCCTTTACGagttcatctatcttattaaagtagaagtactttaagcttttgtttggtaataggaataggagttttaaaaaaaaaaaattgtttggtaacaaagatagtagagaattttgttttttccttatttaaatgatagatttaagtatttaatgttttttcctaatttaaataatagatttctttaatagaatgaatcttaaccaaaataaatttctttatagattttttattaacatttaatatttttcaatatttattaataaaaatcacacataaaaatcaatttatatatattattaaagtagaagtactttaagcttttgtttggtaatagagataggagtttttttaaaaaaaaattgtttggtaacaaagatagtagagaattttgtc contains these protein-coding regions:
- the LOC108836940 gene encoding auxin-responsive protein SAUR76-like; translation: MMKGGNKLMKLKSVLKKLNSFNTKPNQPPTPSYHGRSSSVCAFPLEELHTVYVGRKRRPYHVSSDVVNHPLFQQLAAMDGGCGSEDGSIAVSCEVVLFEHLLWMLENADADESRPESVHELVEYYAC